A window of Arcobacter acticola genomic DNA:
TTGCTAGAAATAGGACACCTCTATGAAATCAACACTACAAGCTGGAAATTTTTTAAAACTTATATCAAAACATTTACCAGATATGTTGTGGGCAAAAGATTTAGAAGGTAATTATTTGTATGCAAATGAATCAATTTGTAAAAACTTATTAATGGCAAAAACAAATGAAGTAATAGGAAAAAATGACATTTATTTTGCAACTAGAGAAAGAGATAAACATCAATCAAATAAGCAATGGCATACTTTTGGAGAATTATGTTTTAATTCAGATTATGTAGTATTAGAACATATGAAACCAATGATATTTGAAGAGTATGGAAATATAAAAGGACAACTTGTTTATTTAGAAGTGCACAAAGCCCCATTGTATGATTCAAATGGAGTATTAATTGGAACCATAGGAAGTGGAAGAGATATTACTTCACAAATTATGCTTGAAGAAGAAAACAAAAAATTAGCTTTTTATGATCAATTAACAGCTTTACCTAATAGACAAAAAATAATCCTTGATATTTCAGAAAATAATCCTTGTGCTTGTGTTATATTTAATATAGATGAATTTAAAGAAATAAATGATTTTTTTGGTACAGAAAATGGAGATAAAATATTAAAAGATATTGCTTCTTGGTTTTCTAAATCCAATTATGAAACATATAGAATAGATGGAGATGAATTTGCAATTTTATTCTATGACGATGATTGTATAAAAAGCATAGAAACAAAAGTAAAAGATATTTTAAATCTTTTCGAAAAAGAGATATTTTATATAGAAGAAGA
This region includes:
- a CDS encoding EAL domain-containing protein; the protein is MKSTLQAGNFLKLISKHLPDMLWAKDLEGNYLYANESICKNLLMAKTNEVIGKNDIYFATRERDKHQSNKQWHTFGELCFNSDYVVLEHMKPMIFEEYGNIKGQLVYLEVHKAPLYDSNGVLIGTIGSGRDITSQIMLEEENKKLAFYDQLTALPNRQKIILDISENNPCACVIFNIDEFKEINDFFGTENGDKILKDIASWFSKSNYETYRIDGDEFAILFYDDDCIKSIETKVKDILNLFEKEIFYIEEEKIQIAFSAGIAKVKYNLLTKADIAVHYAKEQKIKISTYKEDGNIEQKYKQNIAMATAIREALNDKRIICHYQPILDQRTGKIYKYETLVRMLTKEGEIIPPIEFLEISKKTKLYPYITREVLHQACNTFKDRKENFSINLSIDDIKDTNIVNEIIKTIIETKTASRITFEILESEEIENYQEVRNFTKRIKEIGSKIAVDDFGTGYSNFEHILN